TGCCTTCCATTCGCTGGCTATTCTCATTGCGGTCTGCCTCACTCGTCCGTCGGTTTATAATAACCTGAAATACTACGAGGAATACGATGGTGGCATTTTTATGTCTAAAGAAGGGTTTTCCAATAACGTGGCCTCAATTTCCGCGTTCATCACAGCCTTCTTTCCTCTTCTGGCCACGGAGGAGTCGGGAGTGTTCACACGAGTGGAGGACATGGTGAAACTAATTCTTCTGGTTCCACTCTCAGAGTTACTGTAGACCTGTTCTGCTGTGATGTGCAGTGAACATTCTCCCGAGAtgatgcatgtgagtgtgtacaggGTATGTCCTCCTTCTTAGTGTAGGTGCTGCATGCTACTCAATATCTCTCTCACGACGTACTCGAGCAGTGGCTATCTAAGCctgtttttgtttgattttgttgatttattttctctttatttattgtttagtTACGTAGATTATTtttggaataaaatatttaaaatagtgaTGGACCCTGATTTGGTTGCAGTTGTATTGTTGTACTCTTAGTATATCTACGGTGGTAGTCTTGGGGCCTGTAAGAAGACAATTCGGTCAGCAGTGATGTTTATCGCCATGCAGTCCGGTTATGAGGTGATAGAGGAAGCTGCTCTTTCTGCTCTTGTCGAACTGCTGATTGTCTGTAATTCTATTTCTATCACTAAGGATATGTGTGAGCTCACCAAGGATGCACATGACCTTTGCGAACACTCCAGTCGAACTCTCCTAGTGCCTCGAGACGTCCAACTGGCCTACACAGAACTGGGAGGGAACATCGAAGACCTCATCTCTTATGGGGAATGGGCCACAGCTGCTAACGGCATTCCTCCAAATGTGATTTCGGTCACTCCGGAGAGACCTCTATTGACTGATATTGGGGACAAGCAGCCTCTGCCTTCCCACCTCCCAGACCATGTTAGACCATTTCCCGATCCCCACACTTATTTGAGGACTCCGAGTGTGGCTGGGGAGTTCACCGACGAGCGAAATCAGCGAATCAAATCCACGGAGGACATTCGCTCTATTTTTGGTGCTGTGGCCAGACTACGAGCTCATGAATCCACGTTTGTCGAACTGGGCAACACTGATTTCCGCAGTTGTGGATTGACTATTACTTTTAGTTTTGTATCCGAGAGGAGTGCAGTGCTACCTCCATGGCTGCCACGATGCAGAGTATCAAGATTCTGCTCAACCTCCCCCTTCTGAAGCTTCCAAAAAACTATATGAGGATGTTTCTTTCTCTTAGACACACACTCAGATTTGTATTGTCGGATTAGTCCGTTCGTATTTAGCAATCTCCATTCTTTGGTTGTCTATGATTGAGTTGTAGTTAGGGCATGTCCAAGTTTTCTAAGAAATGCAGGGTGTCTGTAAAATAAATGAGTTTATTTGGATTGTCCAACTCAAATACAGTTTACTTTTGGTTGGTCGCCATTTCTATAAGTCGTCATTTCGTACAAAAATGTTTTTTACGAAGgaaatttctttaaaagttaaaaatttttgttacaaaaataattttttggtgtAGCATGAGGAAGTCTTCTATATCCTATAATCAGAAAagagaattataaattattttattgactattctCTAAGTTTGAGGCGTATTTCAGAAATTTTCTCgtcacattaaaaaatcaattttgATAGGTGCAATTAATGATGCTAGTCGTTTTTCTAAACTTGGTTATTCATTAATTGATTATGAAATCATTACCTAGATAGGTTTAAAATTTTATGGCTATTGTTTAGATTTGTAATATGACTGGATGTTAATAAAAGAACACTATTGATAAACCAAGATGTTTCAAAAACATGAACGTTGATGAGTATTTATAATGCCATAATTCTTCAAAGGCTTGGATGAACATGTAAATATTTAACGAATGATTATATAATTGGAACATGActctcaaacaaaaacaaaggaacaTAGTTTGTAGACTATTGTCTTTCTCATAAAATAACAATCGAAttaagcatgataaaaaaattttaatttaaacatataattgaaaaaataaattacgGCGAAGCAAATATTGAATGCTATAAAAAATTAACGCTGAAAAAAGGAATATTATTTTCGTAACTTGACGGGAAAAGGGAAGTATTGTCTCCAAAAGAAGCTTTTCGATTCTTCAGCCCGAAATGCTGAAAAAAATTTATCTGGTAATTATTGTTGAATActtgaagaaaaaatatctacTTGAAGAAtcagttttaattaataaaaaactgGAGGTCGGTGCCCAGAACAAGTATCTACTGGACCAGATTTTATCAAAATGTCTTCATTCCATCCTATGCAAAAGTGCTACGGAGGATTTGGTGAATGTCACAAACTCTAGTCACTGGCTGGCCAAAGGCAATAATTCCCTAAGGGAGGGGTGGCTAACCAGTCGATCGCCTTCGATATATAAATtgctaattatatttttgtatttgaattattataaaaatattaaaaacctgCCACTCTCAAAACAGTCTTGTCAGAAGTACTGAAAGTATTTCTGAAAATCTTGCCAAAAATCCCATTAActtgtaattataaaataaaaattttgttattaaaatatataagtcgATCGCCAAAAAATCGCAATATGAAAAGTAGCTCGCCGGTGAAAAACGTTGGCCACCAGGTCTGAAGACTTATTCTTTCTCgtgcaagaaagaaattaattttttgcagAACATAACTCAGTATGTTCCCACTGCATGAGATGAAAGAAGACAGTCGATCACTGTGCCACTAAATGTGAAAAGATGTTACATGGGGATTATGTCAAGAGGCATGATGAAGTAGTGAGTTGCATCCACTTTCATTTTTGTCGAGAATTTGGATTCAGGAATGATAAAAAACACATTCGGTAGAATCTGTATCGGCGAATGGTTGAAATCAGAGTGAACACATTTATAAAGACTGACATCGTCGTGGAACAAAGACACTCGTTGCAagcttatatatgtaatatggaaGATTACTCAGCCAACACATAGGTGTTTCCACAACATGGTAAACCTCCTTTGGGATACACTATTTCACAATGTTCGAGTATCTTGGAAAAAAGTCGCTCAATTGAATGGGCAACCATGGTCGGATAAAAGTTGAAGACAAATATTAGACTTTGAAAAAACCCGAATTAAACAAGCAAAGAATGCAATATTAAAATTCCAATAAAAATGTTAATAGGCGTTAGGTGTCCCCTAGCGTTTCCATATCCAATTGGAAGTTCCAACTGACATGATGGACCACGTAACGCCACGCTAAAATTCAGAAAGTGAAAGATCGCTATTCGCAATTGTGTCGTGCCAGAAGGACTCTCCCTCACGAGCAAGGTAACGTTGACGACAATTGACCCCCAGCTGGAAAGTAGCCTCCTTTGGATTTGAACCCACAAAAGTCCATAACTAACTCTTCAGCCAACGGGGAAAAAACATTAGACTTAGCACGTGTCATGTGGTTCACCGTTTTTGGTGGCCTCAGATACAACCTTAAATTGTATCCAAAACTAAACGTTTGTCAACATCCATTCAGAGGACCTCCCACTGGACAGCACTTCCTTTAAGCTCGGGCACTTTGTTGAGGAAAATCCTGGACCTGgaaagaaaatcaatatattGAGCCTGAATATCAACGGAATTATGCCGGAACATCGGGAAAGGTTGCGAGAACTGCTGCGAATACCATTGATAATTGAAGCGTGGGATGAAActaaaagaacaacagcaacgaaTTGCTTCGAAAAAGCATTTAACAATTGGGCAAAGCAGGACACTCCGGATGCCTCTACTATTAAGGAGGACTCTACGGTTTCAGATGATAACGAAAAATCAAGTgaataaaaatgatgaagatatagaaAAAATTGGTTTCTGTGATGCAATGTGTGCAATTGAGACTGGAAAAGTTTATTCTACAAAATTCACCTTCAAATATACCAATTATGGGTAAATTACGaaatataatgcaaaaaaaaCTTGTAATAACTGATTTtatgtgtaaaaataaataaattcgaattttctaaattattttgaattttcgTTAGAAAAAAAATCCACTGTATTATCGATGTAGCATGTTTGTTACTCTCAATGAATATACAGTAGAatcatttttatcaaataattgCATCAAAGTAATActaaatgtttaaaattaattttttacgaATATAGAAAAACGGAGTCCGGACCTATTAAACGTGCTCATTGTAGATGGCAGGAATGATTTTTGTCGTTATAGTTAACAGTTATTCCGGGTGTTCCATGTTTATTGATATCAGAGTAAACTGATACATTCTCCAATCAAATATTAGACCAAAGGTACTAAGTTCACGTTAGCGTTGTAAATCAGTGCTAATTCGCTAGCTAAAGACCgtatttaaaaatttgtttgatTTGAACTTGTTTAGAAATTGTTATcttaaataaagcataaaattTATTTGCGTCTAAAAGAATTATCCTCATGTATCAGCAACCAGAAGATCTGTAAGATCCAAATTCGTTTCCATTAGACAATTAAAAAATGTTGAATGCAGTgactttcttttaatcttttcatttatatgttttttttgacTTCTTTAATTCTAAATgtaaaaagaactttaaagacGAATAATTTGCTCTGCTACTCATTCAACAGTTAAACTCAGCGGAATGTGAAAACTCTCAAGATCTTATTCACTTTTCAAAAATTGACCCAGGAAccgtttaaaatatataaatccatagATTTCTCTAATTGGTCCATAAATCATAAccgataaaaaatattatttaaagctatcttctattaatatttataaattttctgtCGCCAGAGCTAACAGATTTAGAACTGGCAGATCCAGTGCTGATGTTATCTGGATGGCTGCATTAtgtcaaaaatacaaacaaagcgCCGAGATACTCGGAATTGACATGTCCAGAGCATTCAATTCAGTTCACAGAATTAAACTCGTTAGAATACTCACAATATTTTTAAATCAGGACTAAATCAGTATCATCGTAAAGCTTCTTCAAGCCACTCAGAATTCACCGAGGAAAAATCATTGTGAATAaagtttgtatttaaaaattattttaggcaaaaaaatgaacttttttacACTATTCGTAAGTTTTGAGCATTATTGCTCAATAATTATTgagcaataataaatctaattaaaAAACAGAACCAGTGAATTTTCCAATCGAGGAAGCATTTACTGATCTACAACAGATTCGTTTCAATTCAGATCTATCAAACCgaatttattcaaaatatcatattttttaaatcattcttAAAGGATATTTCTGATTATCGACTATAAAACAcatttcaataataaatctctcatatttctgtttaaattttaaactttaaaataatgaaaaaaataatcccCATAGACCGCAATTTTTTGTTCAAGTACTGCACCCATAAGTAACTAGTATTGtacattgttattttatattttctatcaataattaaaacttaaaaatGTTCCTCCATTTAATCAATGTCATCAACATAAACACAATTATGTAAATTAATCGATTATTTAATAAAGATCACTGGCGTCTCCCGAAAGCTTCCTTTTGTCGTTCAAGAACAAGTCCGTCTGGCGAGGGCTCATCAAAGTCAAACTTTTTGAGGACACCGACGGGGCAATACTGCTTGTTTAgtttatttaaaatgtattttcttgCGGTATTAAGACATGGGCCACATGCAGATATAAATGCAGATGTTTTTTTGTCGGAAATGTCCAAGAAATTCAAAAATTTGctattttggtttggtttatCTTGGCTGCCGAATTTAAAAAGATTTCTTGTCGGGAAGCGGGTAGTCCGGCCATATGACATTTATTATTCCTCGAAAAAATGACCACAAGACAATTATAAGTTTTATAAATATTGACAATTATTGGAATCGCCaaataagtaaaaatgaaattttaattaaaaagaattcTTCTTTTCAAGAAACTTTACTAAAAATTTCTACTTGTAAGTAAAGAAGAGTGGTCGAGAATCTGCTGGCAACTTTCTTGTTCacaagttcgattcccagcggctCCTGTGCCGGAAGCTCCGTTTAAGTTCTACGAGTCATGGATATCTGATCACATATGGATTCCAAATATGAATGGATTTTCGAGTGAGATGTCAAAAGCTTTCTGACGTCCCAACAGCCGCActacaattaaaagaaaactttAAGACAAGTTTTATTCTGCTTATACTCATTTTGCACAAACAACTTTAACTCGTTGCCTAAAAACTTGAAAGTCTTTTTGTCTTCATTAATTATCATTCGATAGGTCACCTCTTGTTGAgttcaaaacaaaaattcttgtttaatggaaaaataatatataatttgataacAAAGATACCTAAAAGTCTTATCTATGTGGAATCTTATG
This DNA window, taken from Octopus sinensis unplaced genomic scaffold, ASM634580v1 Contig15849, whole genome shotgun sequence, encodes the following:
- the LOC115230591 gene encoding transcription initiation factor TFIID subunit 8-like; the encoded protein is METVSEESVVEGMHRVYCEVILQAIARREVLYSFAHDCFVGICPLDGDTLFDLEEYTSPTGCLSIAVVIELVALSSLIGEQGIVLIAQKVYAHVVDQFRELMVYIYGGSLGACKKTIRSAVMFIAMQSGYEVIEEAALSALVELLIVCNSISITKDMCELTKDAHDLCEHSSRTLLVPRDVQLAYTELGGNIEDLISYGEWATAANGIPPNVISVTPERPLLTDIGDKQPLPSHLPDHVRPFPDPHTYLRTPSVAGEFTDERNQRIKSTEDIRSIFGAVARLRAHESTFVELGNTDFRSCGLTITFSFVSERSAVLPPWLPRCRVSRFCSTSPF